The genomic interval ACAAGGAAGCCAATAGCCGTCATCATATACGTCATCGTCATTACCTTCATGCGACCAGAGAGTCGCCTTGCTAGTACGCTGTAGCCGGCTAAGGAAAGAGCTGACAAAAGTATGAGCAAGGTGCCTTTAACATTAGAAATATCGATTGACGTCCCCTTCATGACAAAGATGAATATAACCCCAACAACAGAGAGCAGGGTCGAAAGCTTCTGTACCTTAGTCGTTCGCTCCTTCAAGAAATACGCTGCGGCAATCATCGTGAAGATGGGCACAGTGGCATGAATAATGCCTGCTTCTGCGGAGGATGTAAACTGCAATCCATAGGCTTGGAAAGCAAAAAACATCGACGGATAAAAGACAGCCAGCGGAAGAATGCTTAGCATATCCCGCGCTTTAAGCTGCAGCTTGATCCACCCGAATGCGACTGGTATTGTTGCCGCAATAAAAGATATGGTGAAGCGGTGGGCGAGACTGTCCAGCGGACTTGTAACCGTCAAGGCTATTTTTCCGAAAAGAAAAGAAAGCCCTACAATAATGGAATAAACAATAATCGCTGTATACGCAAGCCGTTTCGACTTCAAATTATGGGGTGTTGTCATCATGGTATACCTCCTAGTAACTGTTCGCTTTATATAGGTATCGTATCTCCAAAGCTGCACATGCTACAATATACAAAAAAGCCATCTGTATCGGTACAGATGGCAGGAGGCACTGTTAAAATGTACTTTTATTTAAAGCTCATGAATGAGCTGGAGGAGCTCATTGCAACGCAGCCCTATAAGGATGGGCAGAAGCTCCCTTCCATTCGAGCGCTGGCAGGGCAATTCAGTTGCAGCAAGAGCACAATTATTAAAGCTTTGGATGAGCTGGAGAAACGCCATCTCATTTATGCGATGCCAAGAAGCGGCTATTTTGTTGTAAAAGGGATGAACGCCGCTCAAGATGAAGCAACCCGCCTGCTCAACTTTGCAGCATCGGCGCCCGATCCGGCATTGTTTCCTTATTTGGATTTTCAGCATTGTATTAATAAAGCCATCGACACTTACCAGAAGGACTTATTTGTTTATGGCACCGCCAAAGGAATGGATTCCTTGATTGATATCGTTCGCAAGCAATTGATGAGCTATCAGGTGTTTGCACCAGAGCGCAATATCTTTGTTGTCTCCGGGGTTCAACAGGCGCTGTCTCTGCTTGCATCTATGCCATTTCCGAGCGGCAAGCAGAAGGTGCTGATTGAGCAGCCAGGTTATCATCTGTTTATAGAGTATTTACAAACACGGCAAGTACCCGTAATCGGCATCGAGCGTCGTTTCTCCGGCATTGATTTCAACAGGCTGGAGGAGATCTTTCGCACAGAGGACATTAAGTTTTTTTATACGATGCCGCGGTTTCACAATCCGCTTGGCTGCTCCTATTCGAAGAAAGAGAAGCAGCTGCTCGCTAAGCTGGCCGCCAAATACGATGTATATATCGTTGAAGACGACTTTCTAGCTGATTTCGAGCAGAACAGCAAAGCCGATCCGATCTACACTTATGACGACTCCTCTCATGTCATCTATTTAAAGAGCTATTCCAAAATTATATTTCCCGGCCTTCGTATCGGTATTGCGGTCATCCCTGATTTACTTGCAGAAGCGTTTCGCCTATACAAAAAACAAGACGACATCGACAGCTCCATGCTGTCGCAAGCCGCTCTTGAAATCTATTTGCGCAGCGGCATGTTCGAGCGTCATCGCGCCAAAATCCGCGGGAAGTACTCGGCAAGGGCGAAGCTTCTCGATACGGCGCTTGCGATGGAAGCTTCACGCAGCAAAGGTGCCTTCACCTATGAGCGATCCAAATATCCGATCGTTCATACTCATATTTTGCTTCATGAAACCATTTCTGTCCCGCTCCTAATCAGCAAATTGCGCAAGGAGGACATACTGGTTGATGCCATGGATCGCGACTACTTGTCTACTTTTCAGAGGGCAAATCTATTGAAGCTTAATGTGACCAATGTGATTGAGGGGAACATTGAGAGCGGCATTGAACGGATCGGCAGCCTAATAGCCCAATCCGCTCGCCTGTAACGATTAGAATTTTTCTGATACAACCTTCGCCTGCGTGAAGAGCAGCAAATAATCACGCCCGCCCGCCTTCGAATCCGTACCTGACATATTAAATCCGCCAAAAGGATGGACGCCAACTAAGGCCCCCGTACACTTACGGTTAAAATAAAGATTGCCGACATGAAACTGCTCGCGGGCCTGCTCCAATTTGCTGCGGTTCCGCGAGATGACGGCACCCGTCAGCCCATAATCGGTGTTATTCGCGATAGCAAGCGCTTCGTCAAAGCTTCCCGCTTTAATAAACGCGAGTACCGGCCCGAATATTTCCTCTTGCGCGATGCGGGCAAGCGGAGCGACATCCTTAATGATTGTAGGTTCAATGAAATAACCGCTACTATCTCCAATTTTGCCGCCATGCACGATGATTCCTTCGCTGCGCCCGACCTCGATATATTTTAAAATGCTCATGTAGGCTCGCTCGTCAATGACCGGTCCAACGTAAGTAGACTGCTCGCTTGCTTTCCCAAGCTTTAGCCGTTTTGTTCGTTCAACAACCTTATCAATAACCTCGTCATAGACGAGTTCATGCACAACAGCACGCGAGCAGGCCGAGCATTTCTGTCCAGCATAACCGAAAGCGGATGCTGTAATCGCATCGGCCGCCAGCTCAAGATCCGCCTCCGCATCAACAATAATCGTATCCTTGCCGCCCATCTCTGCAACGATGCGCTTCAACCATTTCTGATCCGGCTGGCCGATAGAGGCTTTCTCGTTAATACGCAGGCCTACCTCCCTTGACCCCGTAAAGCATATAAAGCGGGTTAATGGATGCTCCACCAAAAAATCACCCACCTCATTTCCCGCGCCGGGCAAGAAATTCACAACACCGTCAGGCAGCCCTGCCTCCTCCAGCAGCTCAACAAATTTCGCCGCGATAACAGCCGTCGCGCTGGCCGGCTTTAATACTACCGTATTGCCGGCAACAACCGCCGCCATAGTCATGCCCGCCATAATCGCAAGCGGAAAATTCCATGGCGGAATAATAACGCCAACGCCAAGCGGGATATAGACTAGCTCATTATCCTCGCCTGATACAGCAACAATAGGCTGACGCTCTGCAAGCCGTTCCATCTCCCGCCCATAATACTCCAAAAAATCGATGGCTTCAGCTGTATCTCCGTCGGCCTCCGCCCAGCTCTTGCCCGCTTCATAAACGAGCCAAGCAGAGAACTCGTGCTTACGCCTTCGCAGTAACGTCGCTGCTTTATACAATACTCTCGCCCTCGCAGAAGGCGTCACTTTTTTCCAATGCTCGAAAGCCTCTGCGGCGGCAAGTATAGCTTTATGCGCAAGCTCGGAATCCGCCTGTGAGACGATTCCTACAAGCTGCCCAACATCAGAGGGATTGATTGATTTCCGCTTTTGAATCGTCTCGATGCGGTCGGCACCAATCCTTAGAAAATACTCTTGGCCCAGCTCCAGTTCAACTTTGCGCAGCGCCTCCTGAAAATCATTAATATGGTCGAGTACCGAAAAATCGGTAAATGGTTCGTTCTGATATGGCTCCCGCATAGCTCAGTTCCTCCTGCTCATTCGAATCTTTGCTAGTCGTTTGAGGCTCTTTCCCTTGCTTCACAAAATCTGTTCGCCGAGCAGCGAGCCAATTAGCTCCACCGCAAGTTTAGCCGTCTGGTCATTATGGTCGAGGCTTGGGTTAACTTCCACAACTTCGGCTGATGTTACCAGATCCGATTGATAAAGAAGCTCAAGTGCAAGATGCGCTTCACGGTAGCTGAGCCCGCCCCTGACAGGTGTGCCCGTACCCGGTGCCTCAACCGGATCAAGGCTATCAATGTCAAAGCTGACGTGGACGCCATCAGTCGTTTGCTTAAGC from Paenibacillus sp. FSL K6-3182 carries:
- the pruA gene encoding L-glutamate gamma-semialdehyde dehydrogenase, translated to MREPYQNEPFTDFSVLDHINDFQEALRKVELELGQEYFLRIGADRIETIQKRKSINPSDVGQLVGIVSQADSELAHKAILAAAEAFEHWKKVTPSARARVLYKAATLLRRRKHEFSAWLVYEAGKSWAEADGDTAEAIDFLEYYGREMERLAERQPIVAVSGEDNELVYIPLGVGVIIPPWNFPLAIMAGMTMAAVVAGNTVVLKPASATAVIAAKFVELLEEAGLPDGVVNFLPGAGNEVGDFLVEHPLTRFICFTGSREVGLRINEKASIGQPDQKWLKRIVAEMGGKDTIIVDAEADLELAADAITASAFGYAGQKCSACSRAVVHELVYDEVIDKVVERTKRLKLGKASEQSTYVGPVIDERAYMSILKYIEVGRSEGIIVHGGKIGDSSGYFIEPTIIKDVAPLARIAQEEIFGPVLAFIKAGSFDEALAIANNTDYGLTGAVISRNRSKLEQAREQFHVGNLYFNRKCTGALVGVHPFGGFNMSGTDSKAGGRDYLLLFTQAKVVSEKF
- a CDS encoding DMT family transporter, which translates into the protein MMTTPHNLKSKRLAYTAIIVYSIIVGLSFLFGKIALTVTSPLDSLAHRFTISFIAATIPVAFGWIKLQLKARDMLSILPLAVFYPSMFFAFQAYGLQFTSSAEAGIIHATVPIFTMIAAAYFLKERTTKVQKLSTLLSVVGVIFIFVMKGTSIDISNVKGTLLILLSALSLAGYSVLARRLSGRMKVMTMTYMMTAIGFLVFNFIAISQHVAKGTIAHYFEPFASPVFLLSILYLGVLSSLVSSLLSNYALSKLEASKVSVFNHLATLVSVIGGFVFLGEKLAYYHFIGAAVIVVGVLGTNMGAFGKRKGTSTISVSQKVER
- a CDS encoding PLP-dependent aminotransferase family protein, with amino-acid sequence MYFYLKLMNELEELIATQPYKDGQKLPSIRALAGQFSCSKSTIIKALDELEKRHLIYAMPRSGYFVVKGMNAAQDEATRLLNFAASAPDPALFPYLDFQHCINKAIDTYQKDLFVYGTAKGMDSLIDIVRKQLMSYQVFAPERNIFVVSGVQQALSLLASMPFPSGKQKVLIEQPGYHLFIEYLQTRQVPVIGIERRFSGIDFNRLEEIFRTEDIKFFYTMPRFHNPLGCSYSKKEKQLLAKLAAKYDVYIVEDDFLADFEQNSKADPIYTYDDSSHVIYLKSYSKIIFPGLRIGIAVIPDLLAEAFRLYKKQDDIDSSMLSQAALEIYLRSGMFERHRAKIRGKYSARAKLLDTALAMEASRSKGAFTYERSKYPIVHTHILLHETISVPLLISKLRKEDILVDAMDRDYLSTFQRANLLKLNVTNVIEGNIESGIERIGSLIAQSARL